From the Lathyrus oleraceus cultivar Zhongwan6 chromosome 3, CAAS_Psat_ZW6_1.0, whole genome shotgun sequence genome, the window AGTTTTCACCGTGATTTtagtaaaaaaaatcaatttccTCTGTTTTAAGTGTTCAAAGTCTTACAATGAAATTCTCACAAATCAAATTTTTAATTGATTGAAGGAGGCACGTCCTTGAAACTAATTATTCTTGGATTTCTTGTTGAATTTTTCAGGTTGTTAGCAATATTGAGGTGATTGTCAATGGTGATGACAAATTCCATTGTAAAGAAGTAGGTTCTTGTCTCCATAATTGCCTTAGTAGTGCTTGTGTGGAAGGCTACAGATAAGGTAAAGTTATTCTTAGATCTTCAGGCAATTTCACTGCTTAAGAAATCAGGAGGATCAAGGGGTTGATAGCTACACACGAAGACTTAGAGAAGAATTGATGGTATTGGAATATTCAAGAAACGTAATTTGAGTAAATATTGCGTAAAAGAGTTTGGCATTTAGGTTatatacaagtcaagatccaaATAAGAGATTTATTTTCTCAGTTGTATTATGGATTGGTGATTGTATAAACTCATAGAAATATTTGTCAAATAACAAGGAACTATGCAGGTGTTATCTCAAATTTTCGACACTAGCATTAATGTGATAAAAGTCATGCAATAATGACTGGTGTAAAGTCAAAATGTTGAATAATGACCATGAGGATTTCGAAAAATGTGACTTGTCGACAAGGAATGTTACTGAGGTCGAAATCGCAGTCGGACTTAAGAGTTGGGGACTTAGTAAAACTCAGAGTTTCAAGCCATTTTTTACGCGGTCGAATGAGGTGTAAGTGGATAAGATCAAACGGTCACTAAAAGACATGTGGAAGCCTACCGAAGACAAATGCTACATGGAATTAAAGACATGACAATTTATGTGTAGTCGATTGTTATAGACATTTACCTTAGGATTAGTATATAAGTAGTGTTAACTTTGAGTTTTAGGGGTCCACAATGGTACACAATTCTACATAACTCAAAGTATCTGTGTGATTGAGAAAAGAGTTTCAGAATGTACGTATGTGTTCTACTTTTTATAAATTAAAACTTTTTAAATTCAAATATTTTCTACATTTCCAGTCTTTATTTTCATATGTATTTCGATttcaatttaaatttcagtcatcACTTTTAAACTTTATTTCGATTTTCAGTTATTACTTTAGAACTGCACATTTCAACATTTATGTCAAAATCATTTAAAGTTCATGATTTAAACAAAATATGTCTTGGGATCTTTTCGAGTTTAATCTCTTAAGTAAGTTGAAACTTGTTTTTGTTTACTAAATTCACAATAAATAACAACTTacaatgggaaaccattgaagagtgcACTTGGGCAAAGCGATGACGAATGTCAAAGCATTATAAATCTCGGCgtcctctctctctctctctctctctctctctctctctctctctctctctctctctctctctctctctctctctctctctctctctctctctctctctctctctctctctctctctctctctctctctctctctctctctctctctctctctctctctctctcatgCGTTTAATTCATAGTATTTACATGCTTAGGTTTTCCAATTTCATTGTAGTTATCGTTTGCTCATTGATAGTGATTTATTACGTAAACATTAGGTTTTATTGGAATCGGATAACTTATTAAGCTAGATTGGTGATTAAAATTCTATGAAACAAATTGACCTTAGAATTCCATTTGTTGAATCATTGTTTAAACACTTATTGTGCATTACACAATTGAATCAATTCATACCAAGTTTTTAATCATATTAATCTTTGGTATTTGTGAAACGGTTCGTATTAACTTGATCAATATTTGAATAGTATAATTTTCAGTTTCACATCAAACCTTCCACTTGCAAATCATTTTTAAAAACACTCTGATTTTGAAATGACGGTTGAATTTTTAGTTTGGATCTATTCATCCCCTTTAGACTAACTTTCTTCTTCCATATTCACACTCAACGCCACGATCTTGATAAGCACATATATAATATATAACAAATGTGGAATGAAAATATTGTGTTTTTGATTTGAGTTTGACTCAAAATAAAATCTCAAAATGCCTTTAAAATCTTGAAGGTTTGAGATTTTACGTATTTGATTCGAATCACGAAATTTATATATAATTTACATATATTTCAGGAAGGCCAGTAGACACTCCTTCATGTTGTTTTCATCAGCCCAAGACATTCATCCATGGATTTAGCAAAGGTAGAACTGTACTTAATCAAATAGATACCAAACTTGGCTTCTCAGATATTGGATCTAATGTGAGTTCAACTAACATGAAGATTTGCGTAGTATCTAAAACAATGGAAAGCTTACTGAACAGCATCCGTGAGATTCATTAGGTTGATGTTGCTTAAGTTACAAGCTATTCCATGCAAAGTATCAGACCAATAAACAGTAAAAGATATGAATATGATgatatattatattatattaatttaaagTTAAGGGAAACTAGAAAGTAATTCTTTCCTTTAACACCAAAATTGTAGATGCCATGCATGAATTAACCCAGCACCCTATCTTTTTGTTCCACAATATCTCTTCAACTCATCACATTTAATTACTTCTATATTTATTGCTCAAGTATTATTTTGATTTTGCATGACAGGATTTTCAACATCTCAGATGTTGAGTTTGGTAATGAATAAACTCTATAAGCAATTTGTTGAAAAAGATATCAAGGAGTTTGAAGCATTCCATGTTGCTATTATTGATACGTTCAAGTAAGCATGCAATTCATTCCAATGAAATATAATCACCTTCATTTTAGTATTTACCAAATGAAGATAGTTGAAAATAAAATTTCATAGAAATAATACCAATGACAAGATTACGCTAGTCTGAATAAATTTGAACCCAGAGAAATCTCTCAAAACGCGCTAAAAAATTTGCATTCGATCAGATTATCACCGTAACAAAGAATCATGATTTATGCAGCATACTAAACGTGGCTGTACCGGGGAAGCATTATGATGCCCCGTCATATAACGATGTAAAGGTTAGTTTTCTTGTTACACAATTTTGGTGTACAAGAGAAATTTCACATATTTTCCATCCTATAGGAAATTTTCAAACGTTGGAAAGAATCTAATGAAGAAGCTAGAAAGGAGATGTTCAAAGACTTCATGAATAAGAATGTGAATCTCAACAGAGTAGATGAATCTATGATAATCACTGCAATAGTTGCACCACCAGCAGCCATGGTGGCTAAAAGAACCGGACAAACAACACTGCCGCAGCTGAAATTTATGAATGCCATTCCTGATGTTGTCTTTGTTCCTTCAGCTACTGTCTTGGCTCTCATTGCTGtcaaaatcctaaggctaatGTTCAAAGGAAACGATTCAACATCAAAGGCCGCTGTTGATACCATTTTTCCACCTGCAGATGAAAATATATCAGATCATTCACAGCAAGATATACAAAAAAATGCATCAGATTCCAATGCAACAGAAGAGATGATAAAAGATGCAACAGATTCACATCAACTCACACCCAAGGGTAATTACTGTGCCTTGTGTAAAAAGGTTCATGACTAATGATTAACAGCCCTATTCTAGTTTATATACTATTTTATGTTCATTGACATATACTCTTTAAGGGCATAATTATATGTAAAAGTAACTGTAATTATATGATTAAGTAACTTCAAACACAAGACATGGAGGGTAAATTGTGTTATTTGAATTTcaaaaacaatttataaaaatctttgatttttaaaataattatattaaatttGATAAACAAACAATGATATGATACTTAAACGATATAAAGAACAAGTTCAATAAGAGAGATACACAACGGAAATAAAATAAACAACGGAAAATAAAGAGAGAAGAGATAGAGAATAAACCAAAGATTTATAGATTTTCGGTCTAACCACTCGATCTACTTCTACACTCAAAGAATTTCTTCTTAAGAGTTTCACTAAAAAACACACTTGAACTTTTACATGATCATCTCACGAACCTTCTACAAGAGACAAAATGATATTTTACAATGTTGTAGTTGAGGAACTAAGGAACAAAGCTTTAACACAAGTTTAGTCCAAGAACCTATAAATAGAGTTTTTACACGGATTTAGCTCAAGAAACTTCTCACAATCATTTATCAAGTTTATCTTGAAATTTTTTAAATCTTTTACCTAAGATATTACACAAAATATTCGCATTCTTGATTACAATAAATTAGACACATCACCAGTTACACCACAAGTCTCACAAGGACTTTTTGGTCTTTTAGCACTACAATATTATTCATGAAAAAATAATTTATCAAATAGAGAGAATAGAAAAATAATCTAGAGTTTTCTTTTCATAAATCTAATTTAAAATTAAATGAGGAGAAATCTCCTTTATATAGACTTTTTTTGCTAAGAAATGAAATGATCAATGGTCCAAATGTATTAATTTATTTTGATTAACATATATCTTAATCAATTAAAACACTTCAAAAGATGAAAACTCTAATTCATAAAAGTATACCCTAAAACAACTAAATGTATAAATTGATTAATAGTTTTTCTAAGCATTAGAAGGCATTCCAGCTTGCTCCAATCGATTAGTCCAATTCGTTAATCGATTAAGCAGTGAATTAACTTTTCTAATTTATtagaaataatttttaataaatttCATACATGTCTTTAGATTTTATAAGAAGTTTTAATTAAAACATAGAGGGTTTGAAagtgtgtgtatgtatgtgtgttgTGTGTGCGTGCGTATGTGCatgtgtgtgtgcgcgcgcgcgtGAGCGTGTGTGTCCGTACGTGCATGTGTGCGCGCGTATGTGTGTGTGTACGCGTGTGTGTATACATGTGTGTCTGTTATTTTCTTAGTACTTCAAGACTTACTCTTTACCTTTTATAATTTAAACTGATCTCTCTAAGAAACTAAGTGTAGGACTCGGCAAACTTCCACTCTATATATCTCTTTCAAACTTTAAGATTCTCAGCTTGATTCAACTATTAATTAACACTTCAATTGGATTTTTAAATTATCTACCTAATGAGGTTTGAGGTGTCCTCTTGATtagatgccatcattaggagcTCGGAGACAATTGCAATCAACTCTCTCTTTATGAGTTGTCACAAAGAACTCTTGAAAAGAGCTATCAACATCAAAAAAGTCATTTAACTTGTGAAATTATCATCTTTAAAATATGCTTTGATAGTTGTCATCAATTACCATCGATTTTCGTCATAAAAAATAGCAGATGGTTATACTTGCAAAACACATAGATCCACGTGATCGTTAACAAATGGAACGAAACCCATTGTACATGTGATTTTGATTTTAATGATGacaaaataaagtaaaataaaatcataagaatcatcaataaaataataaaaaatcatGAATGAAAACAGAATGCGAGAATGTTTTTTATTACCTAAGATAATCTACAACTGAAGATCTTCACTAAGAAACAAACTCAACTGATAAAATCTCACCATTGTTCATTgctttaattatttatttatgaTATAGGATCTTATGTAATACTAAATGTTAGTAGTTCTCAAAGTATTAAGATAATGTGTTTACAAACTAAAACATTTTCTTAAACTTCATGACACAAACTGATCGGTCTGCTGCCGAACCAACTGCACTGACTATAGCAGCGTAAGCAACTCAACCAGCAATAGTTTAATAAAAAAAAGTCATGACAACT encodes:
- the LOC127128490 gene encoding uncharacterized protein LOC127128490, which gives rise to MTGFSTSQMLSLVMNKLYKQFVEKDIKEFEAFHVAIIDTFNILNVAVPGKHYDAPSYNDVKEIFKRWKESNEEARKEMFKDFMNKNVNLNRVDESMIITAIVAPPAAMVAKRTGQTTLPQLKFMNAIPDVVFVPSATVLALIAVKILRLMFKGNDSTSKAAVDTIFPPADENISDHSQQDIQKNASDSNATEEMIKDATDSHQLTPKGNYCALCKKVHD